The sequence below is a genomic window from Lolium perenne isolate Kyuss_39 chromosome 7, Kyuss_2.0, whole genome shotgun sequence.
TTGTTATGCCACTAACAAGGCTAAATATAAGCAACAATGAATTAATGCTCGGTGAACTTGTTACTTGTGGTATTGATGATTTTTGTACATGCAAAAATATTTTGTGGGGCCTCACCACCCTCAACTAGAATTGATACCTGTGTTTAGTTAATACTTGAAAATGTGACAAGCAATGTAAAATGACGATCATAATCCTACACCACCTTGAATTTAGAATGATTGACAAGCAATTTGTCATCCTTAGTGATTACTAATATATTTTGACAAGATTTTAGCCATGATGGCTGATATTTTTGCATAATAATATTAAGATTTGGAATTGGAATGCTAATTCTAGGATAGGATAAGCAACAAGATCATGTTTTGCCAGAATTGGTTGTATTTCATCCTTTCATGGTTCAAATGCCGCAATGATCATATATATTgtaaatattcatctttgattaagCTTTACAATTTAGAGTTTCCATTTGTTCTGAACTGAATAATATTTGATGCAAATTACATCTGTCACGTGCAAGCATCATTTGATTAAGACTTGCAGTGTTACATGACTCTGGTAAATATTTGTGTATCTCAAAATGAACATTTTTGTTGTTACTTATGATATAACTGTAGCTGCTAATATTTTTGTCATCCTGTTATTATCTGTCAATAATTTATGGTATGTTCCAGACTGTATTCTTTCTAGCATATCTTACGATATTTATCATGGTTTACTTGTGTTTCAAGGGCCTTGAGATATGTTACGACGGAGCTGTTTAATAAGGTATTTGCTTCGGTCCCGGAAGATGTGAGATACCATGAAGAACTATTTGAGAAGGTGTCTTTGCTACAGCAGTTTGtacatcctaaaaacttggatataaaaccagaaTATCAGAATGAAGCAGTTTGTACATCCTGAaaacttggatataaaaccagaaTATCAGAATGAAACGTCATGGCTGGTATGAAACTAACTTCCCTCTTTATCTCAAAATTTTGTATTTTGTAGAGATTACTCTATTTTAGTTATTTTAGAGATTTCTCACCAACTATTGTAACTCAGGTAGGTGGAATTTAAGTTGACTTTGCTTGGATAAATGTGGCTAGGCCAAGTATTTCTTTGGTATTAGGAATGATTCTAGTATTCATCATGCCATACTGCTGTTTTTTAGCGTGGTATCAAATCTTAGTGTGATGCACCAAGCAAATGGACACTCTCCTTTTGGTGTGATTTATGATTGTATTTTGTCCTTTTCAGTATTTAAAAATGACTCATCCACAGAAATATATGGCAGACATGAATAAAAAAGATAATAACATTCATTGTGTCTCTTGTAGCTCATGAGATGGTGATAGTGTGATTGACGGGTGCACTTGCTATCTTGTATGAACGTGAACAAGTGAATGTTGCTAGTTCTGACTTTCTATGTTTCTGCAGCCAGTTGAAATTGTCGCCCCCTTATCACATGCTAGTTTAATCAACCACACCAGCAGAAGATAACTTTGACATGGCTCTCCAAGCTGATGCTTGAGACCCCCTACGTGATTGCAATTATAGCGCACCGAGCTTCTCCTGTTCCAGCTTGAAGTGATGTAGCACATGGAATCGTATTGTTTTCTGCTTTATATTGTTCTACGGAATACTGTGCTTCCAACCATGTACACTCAAACATCTGATTTTGATGTTACATACTGTGATGGTACTGGTATTCCAGATTATTTACTGTGCTAATTATGTTTTGGTTCTATTGGATTGTATGAATTACTATTGCATGTTTGGCAGTTCGTAAAGTGCCCCTTAATCCCTTTTGGGGCAATTCTTGAAGTGCCCATAAAGCTCTTTTGGGGCGGTTCACAAAGTGCCCCCAAATCCCTTTTGGGGCTGTTATCGAAGTGCCCCTAAAGCCATTTTGGGGCAGTTCGCAAAGTGCCCATAAATCCCTTTTGGGGCAGTTCGGAAAGTGCCCCTAAATCCCTTTTAGGATAGTTCTTGAAGTGCCCATGAAGCTCTTTTGGGCAGTTCTCGAAGTGCCCCTAAAGCTATTTTAGGGCAGTTCATAAAGTGCCCCTAAAACTCTTTGGGGCACTTCAATCAAACTGCCCCTAATACATTTAGGGACACAAGTATCCTGGGCACTTTTAAGACTGCCCCTAAAGGTAATTAGGGGCACTTCATTGACATATAGGGGCACTTTGAAGTGTCCCAAAATCCATACTGTATAATAGTGTGTTCTTGCGAGATTTGTCCTGGCTGGTATGTCCTCGGCAATGATGATTTGTACTATCAGCTCTTCAGCAATATCGATCGGGTTGTTTGATTGCTTTTCTCTAGCAAACCAAAGTTGATACTCCGACCGATGTGGTCATTTGCGTCtcaaaataaaagagaaaaaacCAACGGAGGTTTGCTTGCGCgtaaggatggcaatgggcagGGTAGACCAATACTATACCCATACCCGTATAGTAAATGGGTATAAACTTCTACCCATACTCGTACCCATGGGTATAAAACATTACCCATACCCGTACCCGGCGGGTACCCGTACCTATTGGATACCCGGTGGGTAGGTTAAATTGTACACAAGTCAATCACAATTTTACATTTAACGATAACAATTTCGATTGAAAAAATTAATTATCTCAACTAAATAACAAGTAGTTGAGTACATAACAATTAACATAATTTAAAAATCACATTCTCATATTCTAACTCATAAGTCAACAGAAGTAGACGTGTCACGTAAGAATTTAACAATaaacgggcagggtatgggtataccCGCGGGTACGAGCCTATACCCGTGCCCTGCCCATGACTTAACGGGTAGGGTATGGGTACTACCCATGGGCATAAAAGTGTACCCATACCCTACCCATGTGGGCACGGTACCCACGGGTACCCGTGCCCGtgggtaaaattgccatccttacTTGCGCGACGAGTTCAAAAAACGACGGCCGGTTACTTGGACGCGCAAGGCACGCGGTATATGAACTTGCCAGCCACGCTAGCCGAGCCCACTGAATCGGAGCCCATTCCGTTTCTGAAAGCCCGAGTGAGCGAGTCCATGTAATATTTTAGGGAAGGCGAAAGCATCCAGGCCCAAAGTCTCCGCGTCCTGGACCTCGTCGTATGCCCtcctattcttcttcttcttcttcttcacaaCGCGCCTCTCCTCACGCCCTCACCTCGTCATCCCTGCCACAGTCGGCGCCCATTCTTCCCTCCGTCTCTATGTCGTCGATCCAGGGCATGGTCCTCGACCTCAGTGGTGCGCTTCTTGTCTCTATTCCGAATCCCCCAATTGCCGCCGTGGGTTGAGCTTTACTGAAACTACTTGCTTGTGTTTGGTTTGGGGGGCTTGCGCAGTGACCGGGTGCAAGAAGCTGCGAGATACGGAGTTCTTCTCACGCCAGGACCCCTACGTGATCGTCGAGTACGCTAACACCAAGCTCCGCACAAGCACCTGCACAGGTCAGTCCCATCttcctctcctccaccaccacggcaccaccttcaccttttttttttgcttcagctTCCCATGTATGTATATGACTGGAATGTCCGTGTCTGTGATGCATAAGTACGTACCTCTTCACTCCCGTCAAGGCATCCACCAGTCACCAGACCATCACATGTCCACCTGTCAAACTGTGTGTGAGTGTGTCAGCAGACTGTCCTAGCCGAGCAAAACTAGCGTATTTTGAAACTGTGGCTACTGTTGAGTTGCCCGCTCGAGCTACGTAGCAGTGTTTTGTAGTATTGTCCAATCTGACAGCCAACCTAGCTAGTCTGTTCAATGAGCATCTAGCTAGGGCATACTCAGCTCATTTTGTTTCACGCCAATCAATCGCCGTTGTTTACACACATTGGGTACGTTAGCGATCCAGATTCGTTACTCTCAAGTAGGGGGGGCGGGATGGAGGGAGGAGCTAGTAGGGACTGCTGATCATGATGTTCAAGCACATTGTGGGAACtagtccctccgtccacaaataagtgcacGTTTGAACATCTCTTCGGttaaactttattaacttttaccAGCAAAAGAAAACTTTATTAATTTTGACTAATTCACTAGAAAAAAGTAGCATCATTTATTACACTAAATTAATATCGCTGCATTCATCCTGAGATGTAGTTCAAATATATTAATTTGATGTCATATATGTTGCTATCTTTTATATAAAAATTAGTCAAATTTTAAAATAATTGACTTCTAGAAAAGAAAAACATACACTTATTGGCGGACGGAGTGAGTAGGGCCTATGACGACTGTTGGAGCACTAAATGAGTAAATGGGCCCTGCATAGTTGATTACTGAGAGTGCGCCCCGTACGGATAAATTTGTGCCGGTGCATTTCATAACAGATAATTTGATGCAGAGGAAGGGGCTAAGCTCTCCATTTTTTAAAGAAGATAGTGCATTTCATAACAGATAAATATATACATCTATCAGATAGTCGCCGGCCCATTGGCTTTTTCTAAGTGGAGTTCAAGGATATTCATATCTTCCTTATATTTTTTTCCTCCGTAAGCTAACCATCCTTTTTTTTAATACAACCAGATGGGGGAAGGAACCCGTCCTTTGACGAGAAGTTCCATATACCACTCATCGAGGGGCTCCGTGAGCTGAATGTCCTCGTCTGGAACAGCAACACTATAAACAAGGATGTCTTCATTGGCAGCTGCAAGTATGTTCATCCTAATGCCGCTCATTTATTTATTTTGATTTTTCTTGTTACATAAAGGTGACTGATAGCTGACCACATTCATGTAGGGTGCCACTAAACAAGGTGCTCGCATGCGGCTATGATGACGCCTCATGGCCCCTCCAGACACGCCGTATGAAGTAAGTAGTCATGTTTCCCTGTATACTCCGTTGTCACTTTGCAAATTTCCTGACCTTCAAGTCGATCTGCAGGTCTGCCGGGGAAGTGAAACTCATTATGCAATTTGATGTCGCAGCAATggtgtgtatgtgtgtgtgtgtgagagagagagagacactgATCACTATTCTTTCTTTCATCGTTTGTGTTGATGTGTCATTGCCTCATCAGTTTTCTTATGTCTACCAGCAGAACAAGATGGGGGGTCATTGTGCTCCTTCAGTGCCACCACCGTCGCCATACGCTGCCTCTTCGGCTTATTCATACCCATCACCTTCAGCATATCCGGCAACACCCCCACATCCAGCTTATCTGACCCCTGGCCATGCACCATATCCAGCTCCTTATGCATACTCAGCTCCGCCACCCCAGCAACAGTACCCGCACCATGGATATCCTCCTACGAGTCACCCTCCACAGCCGTACGTGAAACCATGCCCGCCGCAGCCATATGGGCAACCTAACCCACCGCATCCATATGGGCAACCCTACCCGCCACAGCTATACGGGCAACAATACCCGCCGCCGTCACCAACACAATCACTGTATCCACCTTGTAAGGTCTTAATGTTTTTGAGATATATCCATATGTTCTCATAAATCTTGGCAGGTGAACTAATTTGATGATCTCTCTTTACAAACACCATGTAGCGCCTTACCACGGAGCTTATCCACCACCGCCGTATTGATATACCAGCTTCAGTGACCTAGCGTGTGGAGGGCTGGAGGCATCATAACGCTGAGCCTGCTTCATATGGATCACAAGTCTACTGAAGGTCACTTAGTCCAACGGATACAAAATGAAATAAAAGCCTCCCTTGAGTGAATTTTACCACAATCCTAGCAATCATCAGAAACATTTACTCTCCTGATATGCATCATATAAATAACTCGCAGAGCTTTGTGACAAAGTCAGTTCTATAATGTGGGTTTGCCAACATAGCCGTCAGTATTGCTACATTTGTATGTCATGGTAGATTGTTTTGCCTGCAAGGCTGTAAATATATGGCGCTACTTGCTTGACTGTGAGCAAACAGAATTATTTTCAACCAGTTGGAGATGGTGCTTGTGACGCCGCAAAATCGGTACCATGAGAATTTCAGCGATCTCTCCGAGATCCGCACGGTAACGACTTGGAGATGCCCACCAACACCTCATGCACGTCGAAACATACACGCGATGCCGGTGGGAGCGGTCAGCAGCAGTTACATTACAACAGGTCTACAATAGAGCCCAAACCTATATTGCAACAACGACCCCAACGCGTCAAGAATACCAATTTACAATACAAACATCTGAATCATACAGAAAGACAACAtgcccgagtacggacaagagtaTAAATTAGACTAAGAGTTATGAAGGTAACCAAGGGCGTTAATAACTCTACCCACGCCAAGCCGAAAAGGGCCAACGGTTGCCGACGAAGGTGGAGAGAAGACAAAAGAGGGAGAAAGCCGAGCGTGAGTACCAAGGAACAAACTCCCACACATACTCAGCGAGACTAGAACTAGGTTGTGCTCGTCGAGATATGGTGG
It includes:
- the LOC127311542 gene encoding elicitor-responsive protein 1-like, whose product is MSSIQGMVLDLSVTGCKKLRDTEFFSRQDPYVIVEYANTKLRTSTCTDGGRNPSFDEKFHIPLIEGLRELNVLVWNSNTINKDVFIGSCK